A window of Kiritimatiellaceae bacterium contains these coding sequences:
- the lepA gene encoding elongation factor 4, translated as MTDLSRIRNFSIIAHIDHGKSTLADRILQLTGAIEARKMKEQVLDAMDLERERGITIKAHPVSMKYVAKDGKEYLFNLIDTPGHVDFSYEVSRSLQACEGAILVVDAAQGVEAQTVSNAFLAAEHNLTVVPVLNKVELPNAQPELVARQIEELLAIDATNCLQVSAKSGKGVAELLEAVVERIPSPRPSKDSAVRGLVFDSKYDAFRGVVVYMRLFSGHLKAGEKVRMMSTGREYEIKEVGVFTPDPEVRKELTEGTVGYVIANIKDSSEIQIGDTMTTARNPAPDALPGFKEIHPMVFAGIYPIETSDYEKLGKGLDKLRLNDAAFSYQSESSVALGFGFRCGFLGLLHMEIVQERLRREFDLDIIASYPNVVYRIKKKNGEVIEIDNPTYLPDPTVIETMEEPFIKATIITPTVCLGDMMQLVMEKRGEITHTDSIDATRVMLTCDLPLNEVLIDFYDRLKSISRGYASMDYEYADYRLSDLVKMDILIHSEPVDAFSSIVHRSKAVPRGRQMCASLKDVIPKQAFSVAIQAALGGKIIARETIQAYRKDVTAKCYGGDISRKRKLLDRQKEGKKKMKSIGKVNIPQEAFIAVLKTKQE; from the coding sequence ATGACTGATCTTTCCCGCATCCGAAATTTTTCCATCATCGCCCATATTGACCACGGAAAATCCACACTGGCCGATCGCATCCTGCAGCTGACGGGAGCGATTGAAGCCCGTAAGATGAAGGAGCAGGTTCTTGACGCGATGGATCTGGAGCGCGAACGCGGCATCACCATTAAGGCGCATCCGGTTTCGATGAAATACGTCGCAAAAGACGGTAAAGAATACCTCTTCAACCTGATCGACACGCCCGGACATGTCGATTTTTCCTACGAGGTTTCTCGCAGTCTGCAAGCCTGTGAAGGCGCAATTCTGGTCGTTGATGCGGCACAGGGTGTTGAAGCACAAACGGTCTCGAACGCTTTTCTGGCCGCTGAACACAATCTGACCGTTGTGCCGGTTCTGAATAAAGTTGAACTGCCCAATGCCCAACCGGAACTGGTGGCGCGTCAAATCGAGGAGCTTCTCGCTATTGATGCGACGAACTGTCTGCAGGTGAGTGCAAAGTCGGGGAAGGGCGTCGCAGAACTGCTTGAAGCCGTGGTGGAGCGCATCCCGTCACCCAGACCGTCAAAAGACAGCGCGGTACGCGGTCTGGTTTTCGATTCCAAGTATGACGCTTTTCGCGGTGTGGTTGTTTATATGCGTCTGTTCAGCGGACACCTTAAAGCTGGCGAAAAAGTGCGCATGATGAGTACCGGCCGCGAATACGAAATTAAAGAGGTCGGCGTCTTCACGCCGGATCCGGAAGTCCGCAAGGAACTGACTGAAGGCACCGTCGGTTACGTGATTGCCAATATCAAGGACTCGTCTGAAATTCAGATTGGCGACACCATGACCACCGCTCGCAATCCGGCCCCGGATGCCTTGCCGGGGTTTAAGGAAATTCATCCGATGGTGTTCGCCGGTATTTATCCGATCGAAACCAGCGACTACGAAAAGCTTGGTAAAGGTCTGGATAAACTGCGCTTAAACGACGCCGCATTTTCTTATCAGTCTGAATCATCGGTGGCGCTCGGCTTCGGCTTTCGCTGCGGGTTTCTTGGTCTGCTCCACATGGAGATTGTGCAGGAGCGCCTGCGCCGTGAGTTTGACCTCGACATCATTGCGTCTTATCCGAATGTCGTTTACCGCATCAAAAAGAAAAATGGCGAGGTGATCGAAATCGACAACCCGACTTACCTGCCGGATCCGACTGTGATTGAAACCATGGAAGAGCCGTTTATTAAAGCCACCATCATTACGCCGACAGTCTGCCTTGGCGACATGATGCAACTGGTGATGGAAAAACGCGGCGAGATTACGCATACTGACTCAATTGATGCGACGCGTGTTATGCTCACCTGCGACCTGCCGCTTAATGAAGTGCTGATTGATTTTTACGACCGTCTCAAGAGCATCAGCCGAGGTTACGCATCCATGGATTATGAGTACGCCGACTACCGTCTGTCCGACCTTGTCAAAATGGATATCCTTATTCACAGCGAACCGGTCGATGCTTTTTCGTCCATCGTTCATCGTTCCAAGGCGGTTCCTCGCGGACGGCAAATGTGTGCATCGCTTAAAGATGTGATTCCAAAACAGGCTTTCTCTGTTGCCATTCAGGCGGCGCTCGGCGGAAAGATTATCGCTCGCGAAACCATTCAGGCTTACCGCAAAGATGTGACGGCCAAATGTTACGGCGGCGACATTTCCCGTAAACGCAAACTGCTTGATCGCCAAAAAGAGGGTAAGAAAAAAATGAAGAGCATTGGTAAGGTGAATATTCCGCAGGAAGCGTTCATCGCCGTACTCAAAACCAAGCAGGAATAA
- the rpe gene encoding ribulose-phosphate 3-epimerase, producing the protein MPKIEIMPSILAADMGNLETAIRQCERAGADQIHMDIMDGVFVPNISMGPAVVTMADRVTDLPMDVHLMLIQPQNHIKAFAGAGADTILIHIEADCDIDDTLNKIRGLGCKSGITVNPPTAVDSIFHCLEKGLVDEVLIMSVNPGFGGQKYIAAAESKVAEIRRRFPDMLISIDGGIDLETVKPAAAHGANLFVAGTSLFKAPDLKTAVAQMRANAEAAYCSKI; encoded by the coding sequence ATGCCGAAGATTGAAATTATGCCGTCGATTCTGGCCGCCGATATGGGGAATCTGGAGACTGCCATTCGTCAGTGCGAAAGGGCAGGGGCTGACCAGATTCACATGGATATCATGGACGGCGTTTTTGTGCCCAATATCAGTATGGGACCAGCTGTCGTTACCATGGCAGATCGTGTGACGGATTTACCCATGGATGTGCATCTGATGCTGATTCAGCCGCAAAACCATATCAAGGCGTTTGCCGGAGCCGGAGCGGATACCATTCTGATTCATATTGAAGCCGACTGCGATATCGACGATACGCTCAATAAAATTCGCGGCCTCGGCTGCAAAAGCGGCATCACGGTAAATCCGCCGACAGCGGTAGATTCTATTTTCCACTGCTTGGAAAAGGGACTGGTGGATGAAGTACTCATTATGTCGGTTAATCCCGGATTCGGCGGACAGAAATATATCGCGGCGGCTGAAAGTAAAGTGGCTGAAATCCGCCGCCGTTTCCCAGACATGCTGATTTCCATCGACGGCGGCATCGATCTTGAAACCGTAAAACCGGCGGCGGCACACGGTGCCAATCTGTTTGTGGCCGGTACATCACTTTTTAAAGCACCCGATCTGAAAACAGCTGTCGCGCAAATGCGCGCAAATGCCGAAGCGGCCTATTGTTCAAAAATCTGA
- a CDS encoding Hsp33 family molecular chaperone HslO, with product MNDQLIKGYFKGLDVAFTYAVTTNAVNGIVLRHNCDPAAAHILGRAVTGALLSAAILPEGQRINVCWKYRGVLRTIIVDAGQDGTVRGFIAPPQLDLEEDNMDKLYGDLGDLQVVTSQTGKILNSGTAPVPLHDVAKDLAYYHCISDQVETGLNVMIGFNADPENPVRFCQGWMIQALPETDVERFDRLRRRMESPAFRELLSREADCEVLACLLTAEEADFSGLHRNVGPAPKFICPCNRDKMEAVVRTLPIPERMELVQKKEDVVILCQFCNKRYELTIDDCITAWNLKSDAGTP from the coding sequence GTGAACGATCAACTGATTAAAGGATATTTCAAGGGGCTTGACGTTGCTTTTACCTATGCGGTGACAACGAATGCGGTGAACGGAATTGTACTTCGGCACAATTGCGATCCCGCAGCCGCCCACATTCTGGGTCGGGCGGTCACCGGCGCGCTGCTGAGCGCGGCAATTCTGCCCGAAGGTCAGCGCATCAATGTCTGCTGGAAATATCGCGGTGTTCTGCGCACGATTATTGTCGATGCCGGGCAGGACGGTACGGTACGCGGATTCATTGCACCGCCGCAGTTGGATCTGGAAGAAGACAACATGGACAAATTGTACGGCGATCTTGGCGATTTGCAGGTGGTCACATCGCAAACCGGAAAGATTCTGAATTCAGGCACTGCGCCGGTTCCACTGCACGATGTCGCCAAAGATCTCGCCTATTATCACTGCATCAGCGATCAAGTCGAAACCGGACTCAACGTGATGATCGGGTTTAACGCTGATCCGGAAAATCCCGTTCGGTTTTGTCAGGGCTGGATGATTCAGGCGTTGCCGGAAACCGATGTAGAACGGTTCGACCGGCTTCGCCGCCGAATGGAGAGTCCGGCATTTCGCGAATTGCTTTCACGCGAGGCCGATTGTGAAGTACTGGCCTGCCTGCTTACCGCTGAAGAAGCCGATTTTTCCGGTCTGCACAGGAATGTCGGCCCGGCCCCGAAGTTTATCTGTCCGTGCAACCGCGATAAAATGGAGGCCGTTGTCCGCACCTTGCCAATTCCGGAACGGATGGAACTGGTACAGAAAAAAGAAGACGTAGTAATCCTCTGCCAGTTCTGCAACAAGCGCTATGAATTGACGATTGACGACTGCATCACCGCCTGGAATTTAAAATCGGACGCCGGCACACCATGA